A window of Streptomyces profundus genomic DNA:
CACGTTCCGCTGGGCCCGGCCGCGCTGATCGGCGTCACCCTCGCCGCCGGTATCACCGCCGCCGTCGCACGATCCCGCCTCCGCGCACGTCGCCACCACGACGCCGACCTCACCGTCGACACCGCACCCGTGCCCCTCAGCAGCGCCGTGCGCAACGCCACCCATGCCACCCTCGCCGCCATCCGCGCCGAACGCGACCAGGCCGAGGCCCTCGAAGCCGAGATCACCCGACGACCACCGCCGGCAGCCCCCGCACCACCCGGCACCATCACCATCGCCCACCGCGACCACACCGAACTCGACATCAACACCCTCGCCACGCCAGGCGGTTGGTCGTTCCACGGCGATGGCGCACCCGCAGCGGTCCGAGCCCTGATCGTCGCCACCCTCACCGCGGCCCAACGCACTCCGGCCCGGCCGATCGCAGCCCGACTCATCGCCCCGCGCGCACTGCTGACCGCCCTACTCCCTGCCTCCGCGGAAACCGTCGGACGACTTCCCGGCTGGATCCGCACCGACGACGATCAGGAAGCGCTCCGTATCGCCCAGTCAGGCAGCATCCGGCGTGCCCGCCTACGGGACACCGAGGCGGTACCGGAGGAGGCGGCCCCGATGGACATCCTTCTCCTGCACACCAACGTCCCGCCGGAGGCGGCCACGTTCGCCGCCGACGCCGCACCTGACGAACTGGCCGTACTGCACATCGGCGACCACCAGCTGGGCAACACCGCCGAACTCACCGCCGACGGCACCGTCCGACACCACACCGGACCCCACGGACCAGCCCTTCGCCGCACCCAACTCTTCACCCTCACCGCGCAGACCGCGTCAGAACTGATCGACTGCCTCCAGCCGGAAACCTCACAGAACGAACCGCCGTCGATCCCACCACCAAGTGACAAGCGTGACAGCGGTATCGGTCCCGGAATTGTTAGCATTCACCAAAACCGCACGGATGTCGTCGAGAAAGAGGACAACAGCAGAGAGCCGCCCATCAGAGTCCGACTCCTCGGCGGAATCTCACTGTTCATTCGAGGAGAAGAAATCCCCCTCGGAATGAAGGAAGCCGCCAAGGAATTCCTCGCCATCCTGGCCGCCCACCCCCAGGGGCTGCGCAACGACACCCTCACCGAACTCCTGCGCCTCTCAACCACCCCCGAACAGGCAACCAAAGACCTCGTCAACCTCCGCCGCGCCGTACGTCGCACCCTGCGTCAGGCGACGGAAAGCCGCAGCGCCGCCTTCGTTCTCCAAACCGCCGACCGCCACCGCCTCGACCCCCAACTCGTCCGCAGCGACGCGGTCGACTTCACCCACGCCATCGAGGCCGCCCGCCGCACCCGCGAGCCGGAAGCACGCACTCAAGCCCTGGAACGGGCGATCGACCTCTACCAGGGTCCCCTCTGCGACGGCGCCGACTACCCCTGGGCCGACGAACTACGCCAGTGGCTCCACCACAAGGCCATCGACGCCGCGATCCTCCTGGCCGACCACCACACCACCCACTCCGAAGACCGCCACCAGGCCCTCAACCTCCTGGAACGCGCCGCCGGATGGGAGCCCACCTCCGAACCCATCTGCCAACGCCTCATCCGCCTCCACCTCAAGAACGGCCACCCCGAGGCCGCTCACCACGCCTACCAACGCCTTGCCCGCCACCTCAAGGAGATCGGCGTGCGCCCCGGCGACACGACCCGTTCCCTCCTCACGCTGCCGACACCACGGACCTCAACCCCTCGGTCGACGCAGCCTCCCGCCGCCCCCACGAGGACCGCCCCCTCCCGGCGTTGAGCCCGCTGACTGCGGCCGGTCCTCTCCCTGCTCCACAAGGCCGCTCCTGCCGGTGATCCCGTCGAGAACGGACCACCCGGCCCGCACATAGCCGCAGGCCAGGGGCGCGTTCACCAGGCCCGGTCCGTCGCGACTGTAGATCGGTACAGGTAACGAACCCCGATCTGCCAACGCCCGACCGCCGGCCGAAGCCCCCTTCTCCGCTTCAACGGTGCGCCGCCTGCCTGCCCCGCTCACCAGCTTCATCACCAGTACTCGCCCGTGAACTCCCCCCACCGTGCTCGGTCCGCCGCCCCCTGCTTGCGCGCCTGCCTGACGACGCCTGCCCCCCGACCGCCCGCCCCTGACGCACGTTCAGCGCCGCGCGGATTCCCCAAACCACACCGACTTCAATCGGGGCACGACGCTTTCCAAGGCCCATTCCATTCAAGACGACAGAAGTCCCTCCGAATTCACGGGAATTCCATCATTTCAGAGCCCGGTTTCAGCTGGCGAGCACCACTGAACCCGAGCTATGTTGGAAATGGCCCCGAAAGAATAGGGGTTGATGGAAACCGCTGAACGGAATAGGAGAAACCCACGATGATCCCCATTCCTGATTTCCGTGCCACCCCGCGCGATACCTCACAGGACGACGTGGCGGTCTCCCCCCGACA
This region includes:
- a CDS encoding BTAD domain-containing putative transcriptional regulator is translated as MTRTRARRGGNRADAAAAAGALLLLLIGVPLVLAAATGVPWPQRATGLDDLTDRLAQPLTDPLMVQCLALLGWLCWAAMLMTLARETVWYLRNLVHLRADGDLHRAHLETLNVPRLVAALCVGTVVVAVLATLRTSTASALVPPAAAVSLTTTNAIAEEPATGQHSAYTVRPGDTLWEIAGRCLDDPIRWPEIYALSTNIAQPDGSRLTNPDLLRPGWTLHLPVEAEPPPLSEDRPDEPTDHFGAPQEAEEEDTVKDPEAGAPRPVHVPLGPAALIGVTLAAGITAAVARSRLRARRHHDADLTVDTAPVPLSSAVRNATHATLAAIRAERDQAEALEAEITRRPPPAAPAPPGTITIAHRDHTELDINTLATPGGWSFHGDGAPAAVRALIVATLTAAQRTPARPIAARLIAPRALLTALLPASAETVGRLPGWIRTDDDQEALRIAQSGSIRRARLRDTEAVPEEAAPMDILLLHTNVPPEAATFAADAAPDELAVLHIGDHQLGNTAELTADGTVRHHTGPHGPALRRTQLFTLTAQTASELIDCLQPETSQNEPPSIPPPSDKRDSGIGPGIVSIHQNRTDVVEKEDNSREPPIRVRLLGGISLFIRGEEIPLGMKEAAKEFLAILAAHPQGLRNDTLTELLRLSTTPEQATKDLVNLRRAVRRTLRQATESRSAAFVLQTADRHRLDPQLVRSDAVDFTHAIEAARRTREPEARTQALERAIDLYQGPLCDGADYPWADELRQWLHHKAIDAAILLADHHTTHSEDRHQALNLLERAAGWEPTSEPICQRLIRLHLKNGHPEAAHHAYQRLARHLKEIGVRPGDTTRSLLTLPTPRTSTPRSTQPPAAPTRTAPSRR